The Elaeis guineensis isolate ETL-2024a chromosome 3, EG11, whole genome shotgun sequence region TTGCTGAAGTCAATTACCATCCATATAGAGATCTGCTAAAATAAGTTACATATCATATTGGATACTGGAAATAAGAATGATCAATCTTGGAGACAACACACGGACATGTAGTTCATATTTATGTTGCACCGAGACTTTGGGTAGGGAAGGTTTATTTTTGTCAACAGGAGTGATCCCCTCTAGCACTATAGAGTTAGTGTATTGTGTTCATGTTCTTTATTGAAGATTTGACATGTGATATTAACAAAGGTGTTCTATGCTGCTTTATAGATATTGAAAATTCCTTTAGAAAGGGATGTCCATTATTTTACGTCGAGTTATATGTTATCTGCAGTGTGGTTCTGCTTTCTGTATGTGTTGTAGAGTGACTTGCGTGATGTTTGGCATTGTACTACAAATTCTGCAAATTCTAGGCCATGGGAGATTTGCTGTATTTTTTTCCAGATTCAAAGAATTATCGCTCATGTGGTTATGTTAATCATCTGTCCAGTGGATCTGTgacatttttcataaaaataaactGTTTTATCGAAATTCTTCTGTAAATGGTTTGAGTTAGTTGCATCATTGTATGATcagtttatatataaattatgaagcTGTGAGTAATATTTTCCTATCATGTGCAATGTGTCACATAAGCTCAAGAGAGTAATATGCATGTATTCCAGGTTAGTCTTCTTAAAACACTatgatgatcaagaaaagactgctAATTTTCATTCTGCAATTACCTTTCGGTTTCCCGTTCTCTTCCGAAGCTCTTCTTTGTACTTTTTTATCCATTGTTTTTGTGTTACTATTACAATTTTAGCGATTTATGCAACCTGctgttttttctcaaattttcttctctattttgttAGTAAAAATAGAATCAAATCGAATTGGCACTCCAAAATTAAATGAACCGATTctgttatttttctatttttatttttttttttaagtttgaaatttaaattttcccTTCTGTTTTtttccattgaaaaaagttttcgCTTCCTTTCGGGTCTTTATTAAAACTAGTAAATATCTGACAGGGCAGCCTCTCTATAAGCGGAAGGGTAATTTGGTCATTTCAGATGCTTGTTATGAAACTCGTCCTAGGCGGATATATAGAGGGCGTGAACGTGATTTGAAGCGTCCCGCGGGGGAGAATAGAGTCGATGACGGAGAGGATCGTCTACATGAACGTGGGCAGCAGCACCGGCATCGATCAGACGCCCAGCAGTGGCGGGTCCGGATCTTGGCATAGCTTCTCCCCATTGAACTCATCTGCCACCCGGCTCCGGCGTTTCTCCTCCCCCACCGCGAACGCATTCCTCACCCCGGCCTTTAACGCCTGCGCAGCGAACCCCAAGTCAACCGGCTCCCCCGACGTCGACCCCTCCCTCCTACGCTACACCCGCCCCCGCCTCCCCctctccgcctcctcctcctccgcctccaACTCCCCCGACCCCCACTCGACGGCCCGGAAGCGCCTCCACCGCCTCCTCTACCTCCGCTCCTCCCTCAGCACACTCTCGTCGTCATCGCCGCTCTCCCCCATCCAGAACCTCCCGGCGGCAACCGCGAGATCGCCGACGCTGTACAAGACGCCGGTGAAGGTGGAGATGGAGGAGGACGTGCTGGTCATGGACGGGGTCCTGGTGCCCGATTCTGAATCGGGCCGGCCGAGGTCGTCGGTCTCCGAGTTTGGTTCGACCGGGTCGCCATCGTCCTCGTCTTCGGCCAATAACGGCGGCAGCAGTAGTCTCTACAAGACGGAGATCTGCCGGTCTTGGGAGGAATTGGGGTTCTGCCGTTATGGTTCCAAGTGCCAGGTTGGtcgctctctctttctctctctggagTGAAGGATGGGACTTGATGCGTGTTGATGCGTCGGTTTCCCGAGAGGATATAAACCTCGACGGCCCTCATATTAACGCATCACAAAAGATCTGTTgtaggttatatatatatatatgtaacatAGGATGCTTGACCAATTCTCTTAGTTTCAAATTTTGTAGTATGCTCACGGGAAGGAGGAACTGCGCGGCACTCGCAATATGAGGCAAAGATCAGAGGTAATTTTAAATCTCATCGTCGTTGATTTTGCATGTTGCGTAAATATAGATTTTCATTGGTTCCCCTATGGTCGATGAATTTAGaaatgaacttttttttttttcacttcatAAAAATGTACAGCTCAATAGGAAAAAAAATGTACACGTAAAGCACTTGTGTAACGGATCTGGAATCCGCACCAAATTCGAAATGCATTTCCTGAGTCAGTCCTCGCAGCAATCATGGTAACCAAAGGCAGACTAACGATTTCTGATTTCCCGTTCCTTTAATTTATAACTATAAGGGAAGATTTTAGCTTTTAGCCATGAGACTCTTATCAATAatgaatttataaatttatcctaataAAGCATTGCGATTGCTTCAAACAAAAGAATCCGGCATGATCCGTTGTACAGGTGGAATGATATTgactttttctataaaaaaaaatcatgaaatcctgattaaactatatttttaatgaaaaatacaCATATCACCTCATCACATGCTAGTTTGGAGCTATTGACCAAGTGTTGCATATCAATGAAACTGTCGCCAGAAGTGTCACTCCACGAAGTTAAGGCCAATGCTGCAAGTTGCTCTTCATGTGCTAATATAATTATTCCAAGTTATATAAGTGCAAGTGGCTATAGCATCAgtctttttttaaaagaaaatgttATCTAAGGATGAAAATCTAAATTGAACAGCTGATCATTTGTAACGGATGGTAGAATAGCTTCTATTTTGTTGTTGA contains the following coding sequences:
- the LOC105041697 gene encoding uncharacterized protein — its product is MTERIVYMNVGSSTGIDQTPSSGGSGSWHSFSPLNSSATRLRRFSSPTANAFLTPAFNACAANPKSTGSPDVDPSLLRYTRPRLPLSASSSSASNSPDPHSTARKRLHRLLYLRSSLSTLSSSSPLSPIQNLPAATARSPTLYKTPVKVEMEEDVLVMDGVLVPDSESGRPRSSVSEFGSTGSPSSSSSANNGGSSSLYKTEICRSWEELGFCRYGSKCQYAHGKEELRGTRNMRQRSEAGGQSGRSVAIAGSYVYRNRFRYPPSASSSSASAVGWTTGAIVAPAAKATTMTAEVGSTGVAASTVSPRRSSSEPSFIWPPTPEEEAYINQVLYGPSQRRRLPVFREICPE